In the genome of Caenorhabditis elegans chromosome IV, the window CAGTTCGAACATTGGCAAATACAATGCTATACAGATATATCAGCAAGAAACGGATCTGTGATGTAACCAGCTCACAAGATCGAAGAATAATTTCTGCTAATTTGAAGGATGAGCTGGGATCATTTACGTGTCAATTCGGAGTTGAAATCACTGACGTGGAAATTTCCGATGTGAAAATTGTGAAGGAAGGAGAGAACATGGGGATGTCTGCGTTGAGCAGCGTTGCGAAATCCGATGCTGGTCAACAGTTGTGGCAAGTTATTGGACCAGTATTCGAAGACTTTGCAAAGGAATGTGCAGCTGAAGAGAAAGCAAAAGAAAATGCACCATTAGTTGATTTGTCGGATGTTCCCTCAACTTCAGCTGCGGGAACTTCTACAGATACACCAAATATTCCTTCCATTGATATCGACCATCTTATATCTGTGGCAAGCCTAGCTATGGATGAACACTTAGTCCGTCTAATTGGCAgagttttccaaattaattGCAAAGATATTGAGCCCATTTGCATTGATTTGAAACATGGATCTGGAAGTGCGTATAAAGGAACTTCCTTAAATCCTGACGTGGTTTTTGAAACGAGTTTGGaagtatttggaaaaattctaaCAAAGGAAGTATCTCCAGTCACTGTATATATGAACGGAAACTTAAAAGTGAAAGGAAGTATTCAGGACGCAATGCAGCTAAAACACTTGGTGGAGCGAATGTCAGATTGGCTTTAAGAAAATATACTCATTTTctgttctcttttttctctttaataaatgttttttttttaatttaaagatTTACACTATATTTTCTTGTCTTTCAGATATTATTTTGTACAggaatgttttgtttttaaagtaataTTATCTAAAATACATCCAGTCACttaaaattgtacaaaacaGGCTTTTGTGCGACGAATAAGCGGCCAAATCGAGAGATCTCATCGAGAAATAAATGCATTCTTCAAGGGAGGGCGCGTTTTCTGGCTgacgggtctcgccacgatcgaCTAATCGAAATTACACGTGTGTGGCTGGCTGGACGACATCCAGCAAATCGACGTTGCTATTGCcgatttttaccaaattttctggattttcatcattattaataaattttcaaaatatttaatgttTGAAATGGATATATTTCTTgtaaaaaagctttaaaatggCTATAAAGACgaacaaaataattgttttttgaatgaacGTGTCACATGCTTTGGAGTGttatgtatttttcttttactatcgttttttttaaattctaactggaaatttgttttaaattatataatttcagGTGTTGAATCAGCTCCATTATGGGTTTAACAATCTCCTCCCTCTTCAATCGCCTTTTTGGCAAGAGACAGGTATGTTTTTGTAATGCTTAATCTCACAGTTTTAATGTGTTAATTTTAAGGTTCGTATATTGATGGTCGGACTCGATGCTGCCGGAAAAACTACGATCCTCTACAAACTCAAGCTTGGAGAGATCGTCACCACGATCCCAACTATCGGTAAGtatttcaggaaaatatttgcatttttcgaatcAATGGTTATTGCAAAAGAGTCGCAAGTTCTATAATATGTGtgtttttcagtatttcataattcgtaaaaattaataatctgATATTACAGGATTCAATGTTGAAACTGTTGAATACAAGAACATTTCCTTCACTGTGTGGGATGTCGGAGGTCAGGACAAGATCCGTCCACTCTGGAGGCACTATTTCCAAAACACACAAGGACTTATCTTCGTCGTAAGTATTCGAATCGATTTAtaaatctaaaatattttaaaaattaaggtTGACTCGAACGACAAGGAGCGTATTGAAGAATCACGTGAAGAGCTACATAAGATGCTGAACGAGGACGAACTTCGTGACGCTACTCTTCTCGTTTTCGCCAACAAGCAGGATCTTCCAAATGCTATGACCGCCGCCGAATTGACCGACAAGCTTGGACTTCACAATCTCCGCTCAAGACAGGTGAGTGGTATTCGAGATTCCGTTCTCTGTTTAGTCTTATCTGCATAGAcgatcaaaatttgaaaccggACAAGCGTATTAATCTGATCGAATAAAAGATTGTCCACTCAcggaataaataaaattgtttccaaatttataatgtaaatgaaaaattttcagtggtaCATCCAAGCTACATGTGCAACTCAAGGACATGGACTCTACGAAGGACTTGACTGGCTATCCAACCAGCTTTCCAAGACCTAATTGCACAACTTACATGTCCAAATTCCCTTCTCCTCCAAAATGTGTAAATCCCTTTCCCCCATTAAAATATTCTTAACCAACAGCCACAATAATCCACGCAGccgttttaattttgttaaatagAATTTGATTGTTTGATGGCACTGGGAGCTTCTATTTTCTGTGTGTTATTGGTAcccatctctctctctctctccgtCCCCCCAACTTCAAATCGGCCCGAGCCCTGTCCTAATTTATGTGATATTTGGCCGTCTTTTTTGGTCAAACTCTCCGAAACCACCACTGTGAACTAGTCGGAGAGCAATCGATGGCTGGTCCACTTCATCGCAACAGTTTAATTTATTTGAGGGTGTTgatgaataatattttataaaaacatgtaaGTGTGGTGGatgttcatttttatttatcgGAAAGAACGCtaagtttaataaatttcgaattccaaaaaaagcatGAGAGCGAGATTAAACAGATGGCACAAAATTGCATAAAGTAattaaaagctgaaaataactTCAATGTCCACATCCGAATCACCACAATGGCTTGCTCGACAGAATGTGAGCTTTTCTTGCCTTGGCCTGATGAGCTCTATTGCTCAAAGCACCTTGTGGTGTCATGTCAGCATCCACCGGAGCAGCCATTGCATTTCCCTTGCTCTGATGACCACTAACAGCGTGTTGAAGCCAACGGGTATCAGTCATTCCAGTTCCCAATCGACGTGGAGTCATTGGACGACGCCAACCATCTGGTGGAGGTTTTTCTGAAACGTCCAATAGTTTAATTTCAGTGAAGTTAGAATTTTTGTGGTCAAAATACTATTCTACTAAAATTACCGATTCCATTTTCAGCCGACAAAGCTAGGAAGAGCTCCTCGAAAACAACGAAATTGGTATTCTGCCATACAGGCTTGATAAGTCCGTACTTTTGTGACATAAAACCAAGAAGAGTGACTGATGGATTATCAAGAGCCAATTGATAAGGTTCAGTGTGTTCCTGAGAGAACATGTAATCTAGAATTTGTTGTCCAACTCCTTGGCGTTGACATGAGAAGTGAACATAAAAGTCCAGAAGACACAGAATCTGAAAAGTAAGAGGTCGAATGAAATGATAATTCAATTCACCTCTCCCTCATAAGTCTGCATTTGAGAGTCATAAAGGAATAACTTCTTTCTTCCTACTTTCGCGAATCCCATGAGTCGACTAACCTTctcttctctgaaaaatcaaaatttccaatttccaaaaaatattaatacaGCGTTTCGATAAAAGGCGCCTATTATGTATCAAATATTACATTACTAGGTCGATCAATGGATCTAATGGTAGGTAGTATTATTATAAGGATTATTACGTGGAcgtctaaaaattataatttttatcataTCTTACGCtcatgggtctcgccacgctgaGAACGAGGGACTGTAATTCGTGTCTATTTATTATGAttgcattaaaatttcaaaatgaaaagtgctgccaagattttaaaaaagaatatgatacaaccagccgtggaccgcaccttcggcgcggcccccgacttctggagctgaaaacaaatttttctgaaactaccgtaatcatacagtactcctaccgtaccactattgtaccactacagtaccccgactatatccttacactaaccccaactcaccatccctccagaagctaaaacttcgcagactacaaagactacatagactacaaactatgggcaaacggaataagcgatttatatatagtaaatgatagtGGGATTACAGTAGCTCGTTGTCAGCATGGCAGTCCCATGCACGTAAGATAGGGcgaaaattcgtattttttgaCGTCTagataataataaaatacccAATATCTCTTCataattctacagtactccataCGATGACCACAGTATCATCGCGACGAGAAAATATATGTCTGACAGTATTCCGTATTATTCATTCGATAATGATTGAGTaatattgtgaaaaactgAAGTATATGAATAAGAATATTAACTTACTCATCATATTTCCAAGAGAGATATAAAGTTGAATCGGAGTTGATAAGCTTCTCACAAGTTGTCAAAGGAGTACGAAGCTGAAGGCAATGAGCTGAGAGTTTAGCAAGATTATCGATTGCTTCATAGACAATTGGAtccctgaaatatttttgatgaatttatttttaaaaaattatattcggACCATTTTAAGTGACACTTCATATTTGTTCTGGTAAGATCATCCTTCTAATCTCACAGAACCCCAAAAAGCTCAAATCTAGCTTCTCTTTAAATTCCAATTATCTTCAGATTATAGTTAGTTCAACTCGATTCagcaaaattgccaaaaataataatctaGATTTAGTTGAAAGTTCAATCCCCAACTAAAGAACAATTCAACCTTATCATCACTTTTATCACATCTTCCGCATGTTCAATTGATATATTGATAAGATTGTTAAGAGGGAGGcgttggaaaaataaaacgaaaaatggaaCAGGTTATCTCATGAGtgagaaataaaaagaagaatcACAAGAATCATTTAGGTTTAAAGTTGTAATGATTTGTGGTGCTATGCAAAAAGATAACCGGGTTGATATTTTATCAGTGTTTCGAATaacaaaacattcaaatattccagttttttcttACTGAATTCAAGATGTATATTAACCATGATGAAAGGTGATTACactatatttcagaaataaaatagAGAAGGAACTGATGTCTTCAGATCCAacaaatgtgaataaataaacGTTGATATATGTCGTCTGActccaaaatttaattagaGAGTCTAATAGTACAAGACTTCACCCGATTCCTCAAAAACTATTTAGCACCAGTAGGAAGCTCCGAGATACATtgctttcagaatttcattGTTAGCTTCAGTTTATTTCGTGCTCCACGGCATTGATTTacaatatgtttaaaaaattgtattttaacattacagctgaaaaatttcaagaaatataatttcaacatAAGTTTATTCCATTGTAATGATTAGCGAGAAAAAACACAGATTGAGATCAAAACGAATTTcaataaagttaaaattttcccCTTTGTTTTGATTAAATGACAAGGCAAACCTTTATGTTGGACTCAATCTGCTCAGAGAACATTATTATTTCCACACTATTACATGTTTgcactaaaaattgattttctcaaGCCTCTAACAATAAAACACAATCTCAAAGTCACAATTCAAAATCCTTATAACTTTACTGAGAGATTTGTAGCGTTGTAGctcctttttaattttgaatctCTTGAAAAGCACATTGTAACTGTTTAAAAAAGGAATTGAACACTTTCAGCAGTGGAACTATCAATTCTACAGGAAGAAATATGAGCTCACATCAGGcaaatctttaaaatcttGGGGAAAACTAAAATGATTAACAGACATTGCAAATGGAATCatatataaaaaagaaatattctATACCTGATACCATCTAAaccaaatgtttaaaaaactttcgtGAATGGGTTTTTCACTACTCAATATCAGACACTATGAACATTCCATTCTCTTAAACTAAGTGAATATATCAAAAACTTACTGCAATTGCTTAACTCTCATAGGATCCAAACGAACGAGTTGAGGACCGAGAATCGGTCGGAGGTCGGCGTCGACTTGCATGATCGAATCGTCTCACAACTGATCCATCGGTGAAGCAGCTTCTCTTCATCTCAGCTCTCCTCCTCCCACATTTCCTCCCCATTCTCATGCATTTTTGGTGAGCCTGCTCTTATCGGAGAATTCCTTTCAATTTCTTCGGAATTCATACAGTATACAAAGTGACTTTTCTATGAATTTTATATCAGTGTTTGGCATTATTTCTTTTCTTGACGACTCTTCATTTCTGAAACATTCGGAtgatctttttcttttttggcagAATTTAGAAAGGAAAACACAAACGCGGAAGAAGTTGGAAGAGTCACAAAcagataaacatttttaattactgttccaaaaaatctaaattcgagatctctggaaatttcattggaactttgaaaaagactatttttagattttcagattcgtgtagcaagaaaaataatcagattcatttagaatttgaaacattccgtaacttgaaattttatcagaaaatggagaatcgttttttaaaattatttctaggAGCAATTTGAGTGGtacttttcagaaactttgaatATCCAGGTTTTCTGAAACTGTAGATTTCTTTACAAGACACTTTGTGTTTTTCAACACCACTCTTCTACATAGTGCTAATTTTACAGCCAAAAGTGTCAACCACTCAGTTCCTCtcacttttaattttggaagtttatattttaattatttgcaTCTGAACATTGTAGATGCTCAAAAATGCGACATTgctctaaaattattttttaaaaaccaatatttctcgaaaattgggaatttgccaaaattttcaaaaatagaaaaatatttttttacacttcagagttttttataatatttggcCATGTTGGACGGTATTGAAAACatgataaatattgaaaacatg includes:
- the unc-24 gene encoding Band 7 domain-containing protein (Confirmed by transcript evidence); the encoded protein is MTFSSSYKYSALAQNDPEAPEELEMNSLEGYSAVDFGDPSQSVMEYGMPEGSYDSVFTYAPYNDLDKMGYMGPARQGMMLGNKYGNFTYTRDYGVNMEDDIKPLSAIELLIFCVSFLFVVMTMPLSLLFALKFISTSEKLVVLRLGRAQKTRGPGITLVIPCIDTTHKVTMSITAFNVPPLQIITTDRGLVELGATVFLKIRDPIAAVCGVQDRNASVRTLANTMLYRYISKKRICDDELGSFTCQFGVEITDVEISDVKIVKEGENMGMSALSSVAKSDAGQQLWQVIGPVFEDFAKECAAEEKAKENAPLVDLSDVPSTSAAGTSTDTPNIPSIDIDHLISVASLAMDEHLVRLIGRVFQINCKDIEPICIDLKHGSGSAYKGTSLNPDVVFETSLEVFGKILTKEVSPVTVYMNGNLKVKGSIQDAMQLKHLVERMSDWL
- the arf-5 gene encoding ADP-ribosylation factor (Confirmed by transcript evidence) gives rise to the protein MGLTISSLFNRLFGKRQVRILMVGLDAAGKTTILYKLKLGEIVTTIPTIGFNVETVEYKNISFTVWDVGGQDKIRPLWRHYFQNTQGLIFVVDSNDKERIEESREELHKMLNEDELRDATLLVFANKQDLPNAMTAAELTDKLGLHNLRSRQWYIQATCATQGHGLYEGLDWLSNQLSKT
- the mec-17 gene encoding N-acetyltransferase domain-containing protein (Confirmed by transcript evidence), whose translation is MGFAKVGRKKLFLYDSQMQTYEGEILCLLDFYVHFSCQRQGVGQQILDYMFSQEHTEPYQLALDNPSVTLLGFMSQKYGLIKPVWQNTNFVVFEELFLALSAENGIEKPPPDGWRRPMTPRRLGTGMTDTRWLQHAVSGHQSKGNAMAAPVDADMTPQGALSNRAHQAKARKAHILSSKPLW
- the mec-17 gene encoding Alpha-tubulin N-acetyltransferase 1 (Confirmed by transcript evidence) encodes the protein MQVDADLRPILGPQLVRLDPMRVKQLQDPIVYEAIDNLAKLSAHCLQLRTPLTTCEKLINSDSTLYLSWKYDEEEKVSRLMGFAKVGRKKLFLYDSQMQTYEGEILCLLDFYVHFSCQRQGVGQQILDYMFSQEHTEPYQLALDNPSVTLLGFMSQKYGLIKPVWQNTNFVVFEELFLALSAENGIEKPPPDGWRRPMTPRRLGTGMTDTRWLQHAVSGHQSKGNAMAAPVDADMTPQGALSNRAHQAKARKAHILSSKPLW